Genomic segment of Zingiber officinale cultivar Zhangliang chromosome 11B, Zo_v1.1, whole genome shotgun sequence:
ATTCGGCCCGATCCGACTCTAACTTAACAATTCAGATTTTACTAAACAGATTATCCATCTCTAATTTTGTTTTTATAAAAAACGTCAGAAAGTTAATGGCGTTATTTTCTATCTATTTTGTTTTACAATTTCCAAATTCACCAAGAACTTAATGTAATTTCCAGTAATTAATCAAAGGAACAAAAGTAAAGTGCTCTAATATCAACAAGCTTCACAGCATCAAATTCATGTACTCCTGATCAAGCAATAAAGAATCAGCCGAGCAACTCAACACTGCTCCTGCCGCCTTCTCCCCAAAACCCTCCACATCACTTGACCACCAGCTCGTGCCTTCCTGCTCTATCAATTCCTTGAAGCAGTCCAACTCCAGCAACTGATCCTTCTCCTCCTGCATCGGATCAAACCCCATCGTCGAACCGCTCGTGACGACGACAGAAACTGGACCAGATGATTCACTCGCAGTATCGTTGGGATAAGCGTGTTGTTGCACGAACTTGGCAGAGGTGATCGAATTGGTAAGTTGGCTCTCTTCGACATGGTGGTACACAGGCCAAACCATCGCACGGCTCTTGTCGTCGTCGTTGTTATAGTACATATGGAGTTGCATCGCCTCCGCAGCTAACGCACGAGTTAGGATATCTGAGTGTGCTTCAGGAAAATTGGAGTGTTCTTGGTAATTGGTTGGAGAGTACTGAGGAGGTATTTTTGATCTGTTAATTTGCTTGTAGTCGCCAAGAAGTTTCTTCTTCAGCTTTGTGTTCCAGTAGTTCTTGATGTCATTATCTGTTCTCCCTGGCAGCTGTGCTGCAATAATTGACCACCTAATATTGCATATAATTGAAGCAAAGAGCACTGATCAATAGTTGGCCTAACTTAATGGCTTATATAATGATAGATCAATTACCTGCTTCCAATTCTGATGTAAAGGCTGAGTATGATTTGGTCTTCCTCTTCAGAGAAGCCACCATGTTTAATATTAGGCCTCAGATAATTGAGCCATCTTAATCTGCAGCTCTTTCCACATCTTTTCAGGCCTGTAACGAATTTATTTGTGCATAATGAATGCATGAAGATCCTAAAATGGAGTGTAAATATGCATATATGTGTGTGTACCTATCTTGTGAGGGAGAGCAATCCAATTGCCACTGGCTCCATGCTTTTCAATGTAAGCCTTGAGCTCGGCATCCTCCTCGGGCGACCACGGTCCCTTCTTCACATTCGCCTTGTCGCAACAGGGAGCCCTCCCCATCTCTTCCTCTAGCTCTCTTCCTAACTTTCACAAAACAAGCAAACAAAGCTGAAACTAATTAGGGTTGATGTTGAGTCCGAACTTGGGGTCGATATATATAACAAGCAAGCAAGGGATTAATTTATAGCTATAGGAAGGCACCTCGAAGGGGAAGAAGACTAATCATGGTCAGTAGTGTGAGATGTGATGCTTACGAGGGAGGACAAAACTTGCTGAGACACACCTTGTTCGCCATCTTTTGCATCAATTTCAACGTGAAATATAGTTGTCTAATGGATCTCAAATCTTGCATATTATTGACCGAGTCCATgccatgccatgaattagtgctCGAGTCTCTCTTCCAATTAAAGTCGCTAGACAAACTATTAATAATTATGATCAGGAAGGTCATGAGCCCAATGTGCTCTTTCCACCCTAAAACTTTGTAAATATTCAATTGCATATAAAATTACCCTATGGAAGTCAAAAAGGAACTGCATGAATTCACAGATATGAACGAAAACTTGTAACCTTGCATTCAAAAGGCCATGTATGCATGCAATATTTCTGCAGCTGGTAATTGAGAAAATGAAACCAATCATTCCACCAAAAGGGCATCATGTATCACTTTTTGTGGTTCGGACAACTAAAACTCTTTTGTGAGACAAGTGGATATGATTGAGATGATCTGTTTCACACCTTGTCTAAGCACTgcagaagaaaataagaaaaaggaaaggtGTAATTTCTAGAGCACTTAAAAGAGAGCAAATTAAAGCTTGCATTGACCTTTCAGGGGACAACTTTCTAAAAGATGGAGTACAACAAACGTAAAGGTAAATAAAGTAAGCAAGGAAAATAGGAGAGGGGAAGTGTACATTTCTCCTTGTCCTTGGCTACTTTTTAGAATTCTAATGGTAGTTGTCTCAAATAATACTCTGTTATAGAAAATGACTTGAGCGTAATTAAAGTGAGTTAGTGTTGTTTTGAAAGACTATTGTCTTGAAGCATTACCATGTTGGGGTGGAAACTTTGAATAAGGAGTGCATAAACTAGCCTTGCTTCGGAACATAAAGACAAGTATAGGGATCAACTCCTATTATTATCATTTTTGTTGTTAGGGATGACCAACAGATGCAACACAACATCAATATATCTTGTTCGGTTGTTCCAATATCGATACCCCGATGTACAAGGACTTTTAAGCTTGGTGAAAAATGGATCTGATTTGCCATATTTTACAAGATGTTTCAACTTTTCACACCACTAACATGCAGCCTTTCATGGATGGTGATGAGTGTCTGATCAAAACTAGGTCAGCAATTTTACAAATGTTATGGTTAACTTTTGTATCCATGGCACATCAGCATCTTAATAGTAAAATTTATACTGAACttgtaaaaacaaaaaaaaaactaaataattaaaatctGTCTAACTTATGAATTGAGCCTCAAAATAAAAGGGATAGATTTAAGGATGagtaaaaatttagttaaatcaAATTAACTGACCAAATTGATCGAAGTTAAAAATTCGGTTaggttaattcaaaattttaatttttttttcttttgaaatattGATTTAATCGGTTcgatttcaattttgaaaatcaaaattcagTTAAACCGATTAAAtcaatattttaagttaaatcaaatcaaatcaaatcaatattATAAATTGAATTCAACCAAATCGAAACTAAACATAATCAAACAAAACCAAATTAAATCGGAATCAAATCAAACTAAACTGAAAAATTCTATTATTTCAGTcgaaaactgaattaaccgatattttattaattcggttaatttgattttttagaaaagttCGATTGATTCAGTTGATTTGAAAAAAGTCTAGTCAATTTGGATTTTAGTTTAATTGATTCGGTCGATTCGATTTAAATCGATTGATCACCCCTAGATATCCCCATGATTAGCACTTATGTTGAATTGAGAAAAAATCAGATAATATCtacaaaatataattaaaaatgaggggaaaaattatttaaaaaaatagatgtttttttttataattttaagaaaatatatataGCCGCTTAAATAAACATGGACCCAGTTTGACATTCAAGCCAAGCATCAACCTCGATATGGCCCAGATTTTGACAGCTATGTCGAGCCAATGGTAGATCATGGGCGGCCTGGGTAGTCGATTCCTCTGTTCCCGACCTGTTTGACCTTAACATTTGACTTTTTGAAATGAGGTCACCTggatttctttcttgtttttataGGGACAGGTAAGCTACTCCAGAAAAGTCAGCTAAGGTAATTACAATAATTGTAGGAACAATGTCATTTTAAAGCCTGTACAATTCATGACATTAATTTGCCTTGACATGGCCAGCATCCAGGTCGGTTTTCAACAATGACAAAAGTCAACGGTGGAAGTATTGAAGAAAAATTTCACGCAAGACTAAATTTGCAATGTGAAGTCAACACCGTAGTTGGATCCTGAAGTATTGTTTCTTTAAGCATGTGCATTCACTATCTTCAACTACTACATATACTGAACTGTCATATAAGAATCTGTTTGAGCTTTTCCTCTGATGAACTGATACACGATTTCACACTGTAATCAGTAGATATTTAACACCAAGAAATTATTATGATTCTGAAGAGATCTAATTAACATTtcagaaagataaaaatattgaTGTTCCGGGTGACTCTAGTCCaagcaaaagaaagaaagaaggttcAACAGTAATACACCCCAAGTAACATTGATTCTTGAAGTAGCTAGAGCATACGGCTTCAAGTTAGAACTTCACAACAGAACAGGAAGAGAATTTAACTTTGAAACTTGCAAGATACCATATCTCAGGTAGCAACAGGTAGTACCTgagaataaataagaaaataaaaggatttaCGAGCAATAGGTAAAATACCTAGCTAATTGATTTACAAGGTTCCAAATCAGGATTTGACTTGATGGAAGATCCTGTCTGTATATGATTGCTAAGAGGTTTACGCAAAAGTAACAGCAAGATACTGAAGACTTTACATAGTTTGATTGGTTGATAAAACTTCAATTACTCTCACCAGAAAAATAATAATCCTCAACATACATGCTACAGATGCACCTTTGCTTTAACTAGCTGTAAATATGTAGACTGCAACACCAATAACCCCAACAAACAATTTAATGTATCCTTGTCGTGACTCATGAGAATGATACGATTAATATTATGGTGGACATGACTCATGACAGAATACTAGATGACAACACCAATATTCCCAACAAACAATTAACTGTATCCTTGCCATGACTCATGACAGAATGATAAAATTAATACTATGATGTCTCCGTGAGAGATCACAGTTATTACAGCCATTAAGTTACATGCCTAGGAATATTCTAGATTCAGATTACTCTTTGGAGAAAGAGTAATTTCTGCACCAGGTTCATCTGAAATTGCAACTCTTCTCCTATCCGTCTACTGTTGGGTCCGCAGCTTGCGTTTGTAAGGCATACCTGTGGACCTGAGTCCCAGCAGAAACAACTGGTTCTTTGTTAATTTGGTAAGAAGGCAAATGACAAAAGAAACTGCTTCAGAAGGAACTTCGGCACGTATACCAGAAGAACCTGCTTTGAcaagattttcaattttttttataatccagATGTCTGGAGCTTGGGCTCAATTAATCCTGAAGGGGCCCTTCCCTCTATTCGCCCTAAGCACAAGCGGATTTATGCCTAGCGCTAATCCCACGCGAGGAAAATGCCTTGTAGTGCGCTGAGACTCGAATGGGAGTCTAGCGAACGAGGGAATGTTATTTTGAGATGATAGGGCATTCGTAATTTCATCACCAACCCAGGCATTGGGGAATCTTGGACTTCCAACCTGCATTtggttggatatatgtgaatagaAGAGGAGGAAAGATCTTTGTGTATcggtttagtcccacattggaagtttcaaagTATTATAGTTGCTTTATATTGTTGCATATgcataaataatattattaaatgcATAGGGAGGGATTCTCTCACACGTGGATCCATAGGTTAGAAGACCCAGATTTGCATTTTTGTAGTGGTTTTGCCCAGCCAGAGAAGGATCAATCTGTTTAAGTAGacctaggggtgtaatcgagccgaacttttggatgtttgagtttgacttgtttataatcgagccgagctcgagttttatttaacaaatatattgttCACGAgattattcgagcttttatcgagcctaaacgaacttaataaatataaattataaatttaaatattcattaaaaattaaattatatatatttttaaaaattataatattctggttaaaatttataattttattctaataaataaatttgatatatttatctatgtttttcataagtagagtgtaaaatctataaattcaatatcaaaattattattatttttatttaaaagttgattcaagagcttaacgaacatgttcacgagctaacgagccgaatattgtgaagcttgagcttggtttgtttatcttaacgagcctcattaaacgagttcatacgaacttttatcgaatcgagcttcgaatagctcgcgagcggcttgactcatttacacccctaagcGGGCCTTGGGATCTTCCTTTTTGCACTCAGGACTCTGCGTTTAGGAGTTTGCACTCTGGCAGCTCAGTGTTTCAGCAACTCATTCATCCAAAGCAACTTTTCCTTCTCGGTTTAGCAGCCTAAGCTTTTCTGCTCATATCAACTCAACATATCGGTGGCTGGCCCATTTCCGATCATTGAACTGACAAGCTCATGAGATGATACGGCATTTGGTAGGAGCCATCTGTAGAAAGCTGATTATGATACCTTATCGCATTATCTTCAACTCCTAGCACATTTGCATTTGGACCAATTCCTAATGTACGTTGAGTTAGAAAACTTTCATGCAGTCTCTATCGGCAAACAAatctttgcatgcagtccccatccatgaaaatctttgttttcactccccagtcaaacatatttatctaattgctcatgatatttttaggtacaaaaagtctaaaaatcagtataaatcctcttaaattaagtatattaacttagaatctagtatattttctatcaaattgagtacaattcttttttcacctcaaaatatactcgattttagtttaatgtgctgaatttaataggagttatactcatttttagactatttgtaccgaaaaatatgagggttaatttcgatagaaaatatactcgatcctagtatagagtGTTGGATTtcagtgtaaagtgctgaatttaacaagaattatacttatttttagactttttatacctaaaaaataagatggagaattttgatagaaaatatactcgattttaatataaagtactgattttaagaagaattatactcgtttttgaactttttgtatttaattttggactttttgtacttaaaaaatctaaggggcaatttaggtaacaatatttgcatgagggagttgaaacaagtaatactttgcatgcagggagtggaaacaaagttttttggacatgagaattgcatgcaaagttaacattgtgattggggatttttctctaatttaccgaaCTTTCATTTGCAAATAATATAGCTCATCCTGGTAGTAATGTAAGTAATTTGGAGTGATGCAATTAGAAGTGATCGCATTCATCATATTGTCGTCAAGATAGTGTTTGAGTAGAACCTTTGAGTAGAACCTGCTTGCTGTTGATGCCCGCCCATGTTTAAAATGATTGTGTGATTCATTAAGCATTGAATGTTGTTCATTGAGATACATCCATGGCCTAATTAATGTCTCAGTTTGAGATGAATGAATCTCTGTTACTTATGTTGCTCGACACTTGGTGATCCATGCTTCCAGTGAGTGTCCTGAAAATTTGCATCCGGCTTACCATGGTTCCTCTGAGAAAGAAATTACCTAGAAATCTAGATTTGTCTTGAAGAATTGCTCCTGTGGGCATCCACAAAATAAATTTCTGCAGATGGTGGAGACTGAGGATCTTTCTCATGCAGATGGTGGGTGCCCCCTGCTACGGATATAATCATCTGCTCAGCTTCCCTCCCCGGTTGAGGATGCTGATGGCATCAATGTACCTCTGCTCAGCTCCCCTCCCCGGTCGTCAGCATCATAGTGCATACCGATAATATAATGTGAGAAAAGAACGATCCTCCGCCACGTTGGGCCATCACTGATATGTGCTTATCGTACTCCTCCTTCATGTTCATTGCATCCTTGTCGTTCACAATGGACACCAACGCGTAGAGGTCCTCATCTGGCTGCTGGTATTTTATGATAGATACCCTATCAAAGAGCTCTTGTGCCAGAGCCAAAAATACATCGCGAACAGTCACGATACGGGTCTCTCCCTCGACCATCGAGCGGGCGAGGAACGGAGGAAGGATGCTCCTAGCTCCAAAGCAGCAAAGAATTTTAACACGCGAGAATCATCCACAGCTGCGCTCATTTCCATCTCAGGACTCGAAAACTAGCCGGAGCAACATGAGACTCGAGATATCGAGGGTGGGCGGTGGCCAGGAATCCGCCCTCCTCGTCTCCACGCCTTCCGCAATCCTCCCCCAAAACTGATGGCTTTCCCACTGAATCGGAGCTGCGCGAAAGACATGACAACATGAAAAATTTACATAGCCACCTGacaaaaatctttctttcaaaaagatattttcttataaaaaatctaaaaataaatataattatttttaaattcagtATGTTAAATtaaatatagtatattttctatagtaaattttttttctatctcaattaaatagaaaatatactaattttttttaaatgatatttaattggatgaaaaatatactagattttctttaaatattactaaatttaggaggaattatattaaacatgaaaaaaatcatgctcaatttaatagaaaatatactcaattctaatttaaagtactgaatttaataggaattatactcgatttttagactatttacacctaaaaaaatatgaggggcaattttgatataaaatatacttgattctagtATAAAGTGTTGACTTTAAGtggaattatattcattttagtatattttctaccaaattgagtacgattctttttccacctcaattggatggaaaatatactatattttatttaaatggtactcaattggatgaaaaatatactaaattttctttaaatgatgctgaatttaggagaaattatattaagcaaGAAAAAAAgtcatgctcaatttaatagaaaatatactcgattatagtgtaaagtactgaatttaataagaattatactcatttttagactttttgtacctaaaaaatatggtgagcaattttgatagaaaatatactcgattctagtataaagtgttaactttaagaagaattatactcattttagtatattttctatcaaattgagcacgattctttttccacctcaattagatggaaaatatattagattttctttaaatggtactcaattgaatggaaaatatactagattttttttaaatgatgctgaatttaggagaaattatattaagcaggAAAATATCTGTgctcaatttaatttaaaaaaatacttgattctaatgtaaagtgttgaatttaaccagaattatactcgtttttagactttttatacctaaaaaacatgagggataattttgatagaaaatatactcgattctagtataaAATACTgactttaagaggaattatactcaatTTTAGatcttttatacctaaaaaaaatctgagggacaattaggtaacaatatttgcatgagatagttgaagcaaataaaactttacatGCAGAGAGTGaaaacaaagtttttttttatcagggactgcatgcaaatttAAAAGTTATGATTaaagatttttctctaatttactgaTACTCCCAAAACAAAGCAGTAAATTATCCTATTTCTTCCTCCTAATGACGATGAAGAATtttacattaaaaataaaacaagaacGGATCCTGTCCAAAAATGAAGATGATGGTGAACTAGAGATGTTGTTGGAAAGTTGACAAGATGAGGACTCCGCGTAAACCTATAACACAGGAGGCGTTAGTGTCAggcagggaaggggttcccaACAATAGTCTTCCGATACTCAAGTTAGTTTCTGGTGAGTAGAAAAATGAAGAACTATAGCAAGAGCGTGTAGAAAATGGAGTTGTGCATACCTTTACATGCAGATAGGAacctccttttatagtgtcactgtaatGTTCATGAATGCATCTCAAAACATAGGCATGTTTTCCTAGGCATCCtaggaaaagataagtcaaaaaatATCCCTAGCAACATTCCTTAAACAACCATGCAACTTTCTGATGTGATAGCatggaagcttctaaagtacaatTTACCtattgggcatgctttgttgtcAGTGGCACAAACTCCTAAAAGGATATAATGAGATAGTTAGTAGGTCCACACACGGTCGACCAGCCGCTACTTAGTCGGATAGTCCTCGTCCAGACGTAATGCACAAAACTATTGTCCTACTTTTCGTTCGGCTATACTGTTGTCGGAGTGCTGCCCTTTGTCCTACTGGGCATGCCTCCCGCTCGAGGGTAGCGGTCAAGGAGAGTTGTTGCTGGGTTATCAACCTTAATTGTGAGTTGTCCTAGAGCAGTCGTTCGGGCACGATTGGGGCCAATCGGGTTGTCACACCCCTACCGAGCACACGGGGTCGTCACTCGGCTTAATTGATTTGTTTCATGGGCCTAGTCCTTTGACTGTTCTGACCTTGACCTCCACATCCATTGCTTTTCTTCTACTTTCACCTACTAATGGGGTTCCCTTTCATCACCatatcacaagtcttcccctcaagtctagttaaaggaggctgcaagtctgactgactggatgaTTAGTATCTTCAGGAGCTCTTTTCTTCTTGACCAGGTGTTCTAGGGTTTATAACTATCGTTCGGCTTCAATGTTCTCTGACTCAAGAGTTTATAACCTACGTTCGGCTATTGACGTTctttgactcaagggtttatagccgTCGCTCGGCTGTCGACATTCTTTGGCTCAAGGGTTTATAGCCACCATTCAGCTATCAACATTCTTTGACTCAAGGGTGTATAGCCGCCATTTGGTTGTCGATTTTCTTTGACTCAAGGGTTGATAGTCGTCATTCGGCTGTCGACGTTctttgactcaagggtttatagtcgtcgttcgactGTGATGTCTACTGCTCCAATGGTGATAGCCATCATTCTGCTGTCAACGTTCTTTGGCTCAAAGGTTTATAACCGTCATTCGAATCTCAACGTTctttgactcaagggtttatagtcgtcgttcaGCTTAATTGTACGCAACCCTTAGCTAATTTGCTGGCTCCTTGTTGATCTCTGCTCTGACTGTAATACCCTTTAATTGTCGTCGATGTCATCCTAATTTCTCGAAAATCATTCAGATTTTCACCCATTAATGTAAAGCACACTTGGTCATGCCTTGTAATCATGCTCCCTGCCTCCTCATTAATGCCACCTGTAACTAAATGGCACGTGTCGCCTTTGCATGCCGCCATAGGAGTGATTTGACATATGCATGTTTGAGTTTGATATGACAACAACCTTTTTAAATTCAACGATCGCGATGAATCTCTGTTTTCCAAAGCCCTTGATCAGACGGCTCAGAACAATCGTCTTCTAGGTTCTTAAACCTCCAATTTTTTCTTTTAACCCTATCATCTATTAGTGTAGGATACactaataatctgattttgatgtatgagAAATAGATTAAAGATAAATGTAGTGTGTGTCTAACCTTTCTATCAAATGTGTAGGAGTTAACTGGTCTGAAGGATCTGACACCaagctgaaatctagctaggtctgcgggacccgataactggtatgaagtccagataggtccgtgGGACCCGATATTTGGCGGGAAGTTTGGTTGGGTCCGAGGGACCTAACAACTAGCCGAACtctagttgggtctgcgggacctgacaactAACAGGAAGACCTGGTAGGTTAAAGACAAGTCAAGcgactgcaagtggtaagtgaaggtaagcaactgaaggagagatctagtgaggacgcgttctcggttGATGAAACTGTAGGCGTTGGTCCAACTTAGGTtcttttgaaaaacctaagttgagaccttgactagatcctggtctcggagatatagaatctaattactactcttattttttttgtgctaactctgttttgcaggataaatatattttatttgcctAGACTAACTCCTTTTT
This window contains:
- the LOC122035207 gene encoding transcription factor MYB36-like, producing MGRAPCCDKANVKKGPWSPEEDAELKAYIEKHGASGNWIALPHKIGLKRCGKSCRLRWLNYLRPNIKHGGFSEEEDQIILSLYIRIGSRWSIIAAQLPGRTDNDIKNYWNTKLKKKLLGDYKQINRSKIPPQYSPTNYQEHSNFPEAHSDILTRALAAEAMQLHMYYNNDDDKSRAMVWPVYHHVEESQLTNSITSAKFVQQHAYPNDTASESSGPVSVVVTSGSTMGFDPMQEEKDQLLELDCFKELIEQEGTSWWSSDVEGFGEKAAGAVLSCSADSLLLDQEYMNLML